The window GTGCCTTTGGAGTCACGTTCGATGATAGTCTTGATCTCAGTGGCGCGGGTCTCGGCTTCAACGCTGAATTGCGTGAGTTTCTCGCCCTGGAACTGAATCAATTTGCCGTTAAACTTTGCCGCACGACCTTTGCGCAGCTCGGCCTCCAGGGTCCAATATTCACGGGCAACAAACTTTTCGATTTCTTCCTCGCGCTCGACGATCATGCGCAGGGCCGGGCTTTGCACGCGGCCGGCGGACAAGCCGCGCCGGATCTTTTTCCAGAGCAGCGGCGAAAGATTGAAGCCAACCAGATAATCCAGTGCCCGGCGCGCCTGTTGCGCATCGACTAAATCTTGCGATATGTCACGTGGATTCTCGATCGCCGCCTGAATCGCGCGTTTGGTGATTTCATGAAACACGACGCGCTTGACGAGTTTGTTTTTCAGCAGCTTTTTTTCGCGCAGATGTTCACAGATATGCCAGGAAATGGCCTCGCCTTCGCGATCAGGGTCAGTTGCGAGAAAGAGCGTGTCAGCGTCCTTGACGGACTCGGCAATGGCGTCGATATGTTTTTTGTTTTTTTCGATCAGCTGATACTTCATGGCGAAGTCGTTGTCAGTGTCGACGGCGCCTTCTTTCGGCTTTAAATCGCGGACATGACCATAAGACGCCATGACGTCAAAGTCCTTGCCGAGATATTTTTTGATGGTCTTAGCCTTGGCAGGCGATTCGACGATGACGAGGTTTTTGCTCATGATTTAATTATCAGATCCGAATTAGGCTGCTTGCGAACAGATAGCGGTCAGAACATCGCAGAGTTTAGACCGCCTGTCCTGTTCGTCCAGTGGTGCCGCTTAATCTATGCAAGGAAAATCAGTGGATTTGACCGGGCGCCTCGTCGAAGACCAGGTCTTCGAGCCAGGCAAAGGCTGATTCCTGACCGGGTTGATTGAGCAATACCATCAGGATAACCCACTTGAGTTGAGTAAGATCGATCTCTGGTGTTTCCAATGCCATGGCGCGATCAATGACCAATTCCCGGCTGATCGGATCCAGCACGCCTGACTGTTCCATAAACATCAGAAAACCACGGCACTCGGCGTCCAGCCGTGCAGTTTCCTGAGTGGAAAAAACACGAAATGGCGGAATGGCGGTAGAGTCGGCGTTAAAAAACGAGTTGTCGCGTGCCGCGGCCAAACCTTCCAGCCAGGCAAAGGCCTTGTCGATGTCACGATGCTGGAAGCCAGCGTCGTCGAGATGATCGCGTAACGCATCTTCGTCCGGCAATATCCCTGTCTCGCTGTCCATGCAGTGTTCGAACATGTACATCAATATATCGAGCACGTTTTCTTTCATTGAATGCCTTATCTATCTACTCGCAAATACATTCCGCCCGGAGCGCTGGTGACCCATCCTTGCAGTTCCATTATTAACAGAATGGAGGAAACCTGTTCTGTCGTCAATTGGCTGCGTGAGACCAGGGTGTCGACCGAGGTCGGAGCGCTGCCGAGATTTGACCACAAAATCAGCGAGTTGTCATCGAGATCGGGGGTGGTTTGGCTATTATCCTGGGTAACGCTGGCTTTTGGCGCATAGGTTACATGGATTTCCTCGAGGATGTCAGCCACGGATTCGACCAGTTTCGCGCCTTGGCGGATCAATTGATGGCAGCCCCGCGCCAGCGGATTGTGGATCGAGCCGGGGATGGCGAAGACCTCGCGCCCTTGTTCGGCGGCGAGGCGGGCAGTGATCAGGGAGCCGCTTTGCGGGGCCGCCTCGACCACCAGGGTGCCCAGGCTCAGGCCGCTGATAATGCGGTTGCGACGCGGAAAATTTTCGGCCAACGCCGGGGTGCCAATCGGGAATTCCGAGACTAGGGCGCCACGGGCAGCAATCTCTTTGGCCAGGGCACGGTGGCGGGCCGGGTAAACCCGGTCCAGTCCGGTGCCGGTGACGGCGATGGTGAGGCCATCCCCGGCCAGCGCCCCCTGATGGGCCGCGGCATCGATGCCCAGGGCCAGGCCACTGGTGATCACCAGCCCTTGATTGACCAGCTCGCGAGCAAAGGCTTGGGCGTTTTCGCGGCCATCGACGCTGGGGTTGCGGCTGCCGACCATGGCCAGCTGCGATTGCTGTAAGAGATCGGGGTTGCCGATCACGAACAACAGCGGCGGCGGGTCGCTGATTTCTAAGCAGTGCCGGGTAGCGTGGATCATGCAGGGTGAGGATGTGGCGTGTCGCATCTTTGCGCAGCCAGGCCAGATCGGTGTCTACCCCCGTCCAGTCCGGGTTGCGCAAGGCGGCGAGGGTATCCTGCGGCAGGCCGAGCGGTGTGCGGCAGGCGACAGCGTCGAACACGGCCAGGGGCTGCTCGAATTGATCGAGCAGATTGAGAAAACGTACCGTGCCAATGCCGGGGGTACGGCGCAGCGTCAGCCAGGCGGCGAGTGCGCGTTCTGATTCGGGGAAGCGGGTGAACATGCGCCAAGGGTAAAGGGAAAACAGCAAATATAAAAGGGCAGACACCCTCGGCGCCTGCCCTGAGGAGAGTTACTTTATTAATTATGGATTGGTCACGCTGTCATTCGCCCGAATATCACGGACGGCATTCATGATCAGGGCGTAACTGACATTGTCAAAACTGCGGTAAACCATCACTAGCCCAGCGCGATTGTCGGGCAGGGTGAGGTCGCTGCTGCCTCGGCGGCTGGCATCTTTGTCACGCACGGTGAGGCCGGATTGATAGACGGCGAGCACATGGCCGGCTTCGAGGCCATCTTTGCTGCCTTTATTGATGACGACCGATTGATATTGTCCGGCGCGCCAGAGGCCGTCGAGAATGGAGACGATTTCCCCTCTAACGGCCTTGCTGATTCTGAGGGTGCTGGGGTCGCCAGGCTCAAGCAGGGTGAGGTCGGCGACATGCAGGGCCTCATAACCGAGGACGCGGCGTTTGTTGTTGGGGTCAAAGTAGGGTTGGCCGATGTGATAGACGGCGAAATTGTTGTTGTCGGTTGCGGCCAGGTTGCGGGCGAAGACTTTGGTGCCGCTGCCGCTGATCAGGCGGCCTTCTTCGGCGGCGGCGAGATAGCCAGCATTATCGATGGCTTCTTTGCTCAGTACGCGGGGTCGGCCGAGAAACTGGCGGATGACATCAGAGGCGACGGTCGGAATGGCCTGGGTCAGTGGTGTGGCGTGGGCCGTGGGTGAGAGTTTGACGGTTTGGGTCGCGCTGGCTGGAGCCGGTTCGGGCGATAGCTTGACGACTTGCTGGCCTCGCTCAATTTCCAGTGTCGGTTTTCCCTCTCTGAATACCAGCGAGATGGCATCGCCAGGGTAAATCAGATGCGGGTTATTGATGGCTGGGTTGAGGTTCCAGAGTTCTGGCCAGCGCCATGGGTCGCGCAGGAACTTGGCGGAGATTTCCCATAAGGTATCCCCTTTGACGACCACGTAGCGGGTTGGGTGGTCGGGGTTGAGTTCAAGTTCTTCGGCCAGTAGCTGTCCGTTCAGGCCCAAGCTGATGATCATTGCCAAGAGGGTGCGTTTGATGCACATGGGCGAATCCTTTTTGCCAGTGGTTGTGCAGGGCGGGTGGCGGGCGGGAACACGTTTCCCGGCGCGGGTGTCACCACTGCAATTCAGCAGTATAATCGGCCGTTGGGCCAAATAGTTAATGGGATGCTATGGCAATTCTTCCAATTCTCCATTTTCCAGATCCACGGTTGCGAACCCGGTCACAGCCAGTGGCTACGGTGGATACTGAAATCCACGTCCTCATTAAGGATATGTTTGAGACCATGTATCAGGCGCCGGGCATCGGCCTGGCGGCGCCCCAGGTCAATGTTTTTAAGCGGGTAATCGTGGTCGATATCTCGGAGGAGGCGAACGCACCGCTGGCGCTGATCAATCCCGAGATCATCCAGAGCAGTGGCACAGAAGAGATGGACGAAGGTTGTCTGTCGGTGCCGGGCATCTATGAAGCCGTTCAACGTGCGCAGTGGATCAAGGTCAAGGCGCTGGACCGCGAAGGGAATCCATTTGAGATGGAGGCCAACGGGCTGGAGGCGGTGTGCATTCAGCATGAAATCGATCATCTCGATGGCAAGTTATTCGTCGATTATCTCTCCGAAATCAAGCGGCAACGCATTCGCAAAAAGCTGGAAAAGCAGCGTCGTCACAATCTGTAACGCACAGGCAAAGGAATCATGGCTGATAACCCATTGAAGGTGGTGTTCGCAGGAACACCTGAATTTGCCGCCGAGGCGTTGCGCGCCTTAATCGCTACCCCACATTTCATTCTTGCCGTTTATACGCAACCCGATCGTCCTGCAGGGCGTGGCCGCAAATTGACGCCAAGTCCGGTGAAGGAACTGGCGTTAGCACGTCACCTGGAAGTACGGCAACCGTTGACACTTAAAGATGCGGGCGAGCAGGCGGCGTTACGGGCATTGCAGCCCGATTTAATGATTGTGGTGGCCTACGGTTTGTTGTTGCCGAAGGCGGTGCTCGAGATTCCGCGTTTGGGATGTATCAATATCCATGCCTCGCTGCTGCCGCGTTGGCGTGGTGCGGCACCGATCCAGCGCGCAATCCTGGCGGGTGATCAGGAAACTGGCGTTACGATTATGCAAATGGATGTCGGTCTGGATACCGGGGCGATGTTGTTGAAACAGCAGTGCGCGATTGAAGCGAATGATACTGCGCAGACGTTGCATGATCGTCTGGCGAAAATTGGCGCTGCGGCGATGACAGAAGCGCTAGTGCAATTGCAGTGTGGCACATTGCAGCCCGAGGTCCAGGATGACGGTCTTGCCTGTTACGCCCACAAGTTGAGCAAAGAGGAAGCGGCGCTGGATTGGTCGCAGGCGGCTTTGTCGTTGGAGCGTCAGGTGCGGGCATTTAATCCCTGGCCGGTGGCGCAAAGTGTGTTTGGCGGAGAAACAGTGCGCGTGTGGCAAGCGCAGGCATTGCCGGAACGTACACAGGCTGAGCCAGGTTCTATCGTTGCAGCCAGCAAACAAGGTATCGATGTTGCCACTGGTGATGGTGTGTTACGGCTGCTGAGTTTGCAGTTTCCGGGCGCTAAGCCGTTGGCGGTGGGCGATCTGATCAATGCACGTCCCGAGTTGCGCAGTATTGGTCAGCGGTTTGAGTCTTTGAGGCCAGACGCTTGAGCGCAGTTATGGATGTGCGTGTTGCTGCTGCGCGCGCAATCGTTGAGGTGATCGTCGAAGGGCAGTCATTGAGCATGGTCATGCCGCGTTGGCAGGCACGGGTTGAGGCTAAAGATGCGGCCTTGTTGCAGGAAATGGTGTATGGGGTATTGCGTTGGCGCTGGCGGCTTGAATTTTTTGTTAAACAATTGCTGCAGAATCCATTAAAGGAGCGGGATGCCGATGTGCAGGCCTTGCTGTTGCTCGGTGTTTATCAGTTGGAGTATATGCGTGTGCCCGCGCATGCCTCAGTGTCGGCAACGGTATCGGCGACCGCTTTGCTGAAAAAAGAGTGGGCGCGTGGTTTGATGAACGCCGTGTTGCGCAATTATCAGCGGCAACGCGAGGCATTACAGGCGAAGGTTGAAGGCAATTCTGGCGCCCGGTATGCGCATCCCGCCTGGCTGCTGAAGATGTTGCAGACAGCGTATCCAGAGCATTGGCAAGCTATCGCAGACGCGAACAATCAACGGCCGCCGATGGTTTTGCGCGTGAATCGGCGTAAAAATTCGCGCGCGGAATACCTGGCGAGTCTGCAACAGGCGGGAGTCGACGCTACCCCGTGTGTTCACAGTGAAGATGGTGTTGTGCTGGCGAAGCCCGTCGATGTGCAGCGATTGCCCGGATTTAATGAGGGTGGTGTTTCGGTGCAAGACGAGGCGGCGCAATTGGCGGCGCTATTGCTGAATGCGCAACCGGGTGAGCGGATATTGGATGCGTGCGCAGCGCCAGGTGGCAAGACGGCGCATATTCTGGAGTGTCAGCCGGCGGTGGGTGAAGTGGTTGCACTGGATAATGATGGCGGACGTTTGCAACGTGTCGGTCAGAGCTTGGAACGGTTGGGTTTGGCGGCAACTCTGGTGACGGGAGACACAGCAGCGCCAGACACATGGTGGGACGGACTAAGATTTGATCGCATTCTGATCGATGCGCCGTGTTCGGCAACGGGGGTGATCCGCCGTCATCCTGATATCAAATCGCTACGCAAGGCGGATGATATTGCGGCCTTGGCACAAATTC is drawn from Gammaproteobacteria bacterium and contains these coding sequences:
- a CDS encoding DUF494 domain-containing protein → MKENVLDILMYMFEHCMDSETGILPDEDALRDHLDDAGFQHRDIDKAFAWLEGLAAARDNSFFNADSTAIPPFRVFSTQETARLDAECRGFLMFMEQSGVLDPISRELVIDRAMALETPEIDLTQLKWVILMVLLNQPGQESAFAWLEDLVFDEAPGQIH
- a CDS encoding LysM peptidoglycan-binding domain-containing protein; this translates as MCIKRTLLAMIISLGLNGQLLAEELELNPDHPTRYVVVKGDTLWEISAKFLRDPWRWPELWNLNPAINNPHLIYPGDAISLVFREGKPTLEIERGQQVVKLSPEPAPASATQTVKLSPTAHATPLTQAIPTVASDVIRQFLGRPRVLSKEAIDNAGYLAAAEEGRLISGSGTKVFARNLAATDNNNFAVYHIGQPYFDPNNKRRVLGYEALHVADLTLLEPGDPSTLRISKAVRGEIVSILDGLWRAGQYQSVVINKGSKDGLEAGHVLAVYQSGLTVRDKDASRRGSSDLTLPDNRAGLVMVYRSFDNVSYALIMNAVRDIRANDSVTNP
- a CDS encoding peptide deformylase; translation: MAILPILHFPDPRLRTRSQPVATVDTEIHVLIKDMFETMYQAPGIGLAAPQVNVFKRVIVVDISEEANAPLALINPEIIQSSGTEEMDEGCLSVPGIYEAVQRAQWIKVKALDREGNPFEMEANGLEAVCIQHEIDHLDGKLFVDYLSEIKRQRIRKKLEKQRRHNL
- the fmt gene encoding methionyl-tRNA formyltransferase; protein product: MADNPLKVVFAGTPEFAAEALRALIATPHFILAVYTQPDRPAGRGRKLTPSPVKELALARHLEVRQPLTLKDAGEQAALRALQPDLMIVVAYGLLLPKAVLEIPRLGCINIHASLLPRWRGAAPIQRAILAGDQETGVTIMQMDVGLDTGAMLLKQQCAIEANDTAQTLHDRLAKIGAAAMTEALVQLQCGTLQPEVQDDGLACYAHKLSKEEAALDWSQAALSLERQVRAFNPWPVAQSVFGGETVRVWQAQALPERTQAEPGSIVAASKQGIDVATGDGVLRLLSLQFPGAKPLAVGDLINARPELRSIGQRFESLRPDA
- the rsmB gene encoding 16S rRNA (cytosine(967)-C(5))-methyltransferase RsmB — protein: MDVRVAAARAIVEVIVEGQSLSMVMPRWQARVEAKDAALLQEMVYGVLRWRWRLEFFVKQLLQNPLKERDADVQALLLLGVYQLEYMRVPAHASVSATVSATALLKKEWARGLMNAVLRNYQRQREALQAKVEGNSGARYAHPAWLLKMLQTAYPEHWQAIADANNQRPPMVLRVNRRKNSRAEYLASLQQAGVDATPCVHSEDGVVLAKPVDVQRLPGFNEGGVSVQDEAAQLAALLLNAQPGERILDACAAPGGKTAHILECQPAVGEVVALDNDGGRLQRVGQSLERLGLAATLVTGDTAAPDTWWDGLRFDRILIDAPCSATGVIRRHPDIKSLRKADDIAALAQIQSRILDALWPLLKSGGMLLYATCSVAPAEGWQQVQDFLARHDDASEQLLDVTWGARVAVGRQILPGEGGMDGFYYACLRKR